The Triticum aestivum cultivar Chinese Spring chromosome 7B, IWGSC CS RefSeq v2.1, whole genome shotgun sequence genome window below encodes:
- the LOC123162416 gene encoding anthocyanidin 3-O-glucosyltransferase 2 — MAAKPTIVLLPAWGVGHFMPMIEAGKRMLQCCSSALSLTVLLMPAPTAQAESDIADHIRREEEAGATDIRFLHLPSVPLPTDHTGVEEWISRIVQLHVPHIRAAVSGLACPVAALVLDIFFTPALDVSRDLAVPAYVYFTSGAAMLALLLRSPSLQDEVEGDFEGPVDVPGLPPLPPSFLPETLLDKKSPTYTWFLYTGRRYMEAKGIIVNTAAELETGVLAAIAQGRCTRGVRAPTVYPIGPAISLISPPAEQPHECVRWLDSQPPSSVLFLCFGSKGMLPPLQVHEIAHGLERSGHRFLWVLRGLPLDATMGARDPTDANLAELLPEGFLDKTKGRGLVWPTRAPQKEILAHAAVGGFVTHCGWNSILESLWFGVPMLPWPLAADQHLNAFAVVHGMGAAVPLEMDRKRGNYVQAAQLERAVRSLMGGGDEGVKAREKAMEMKRACRNAVEQSGSSYASLQRLSEELVGGAVLLPKTGST; from the coding sequence ATGGCAGCAAAACCGACCATCGTGCTACTGCCCGCGTGGGGCGTCGGCCACTTCATGCCCATGATCGAGGCCGGCAAGCGGATGCTCCAATGCTGCAGCAGTGCCCTCTCGCTCACGGTGCTCCTCATGCCGGCGCCGACGGCGCAGGCCGAGTCCGACATCGCCGACCACATACGCCGGGAGGAGGAAGCCGGCGCCACCGACATCCGCTTCCTTCACCTCCCGTCCGTGCCGCTCCCGACCGACCACACGGGCGTCGAGGAGTGGATCTCCCGCATCGTGCAGCTCCACGTGCCCCACATCCGGGCCGCCGTCTCCGGCCTCGCGTGCCCCGTCGCGGCGCTCGTCCTCGACATCTTCTTCACCCCGGCGCTCGACGTGTCCCGCGACCTCGCCGTGCCGGCCTACGTCTACTTCACCTCCGGCGCCGCGATGCTGGCGCTGCTGCTGCGCTCGCCGTCGCTCCAGGACGAGGTGGAGGGGGACTTTGAAGGCCCGGTGGACGTGCCCGgcctcccgccgctgccgccgtccttCCTGCCGGAGACCTTGCTGGACAAAAAGAGCCCGACTTACACGTGGTTCCTGTACACGGGGAGGCGCTACATGGAAGCCAAGGGCATCATCGTCAACACGGCGGCTGAGCTCGAGACCGGCGTCCTCGCTGCCATCGCCCAAGGCCGGTGCACCCGCGGCGTCCGCGCCCCGACCGTGTACCCCATCGGCCCGGCGATCTCGCTAATAAGCCCGCCGGCCGAGCAGCCGCACGAGTGCGTGCGGTGGCTCGACTCGCAGCCTCCGAGCTCGGTGCTCTTCCTCTGCTTCGGGAGCAAAGGGATGCTGCCGCCACTGCAGGTGCACGAGATAGCCCACGGCCTGGAGCGCAGCGGCCACCGCTTCCTCTGGGTGCTGCGCGGCCTGCCGCTGGACGCCACGATGGGCGCGAGAGACCCGACGGACGCGAACCTCGCCGAGCTGCTCCCGGAGGGCTTCCTGGACAAGACGAAGGGGAGAGGGCTGGTGTGGCCGACGAGGGCGCCGCAGAAGGAGATACTGGCGCACGCCGCCGTCGGGGGCTTCGTCACGCACTGCGGCTGGAACTCCATCCTCGAGAGCCTCTGGTTTGGCGTGCCCATGCTGCCGTGGCCGCTCGCCGCCGACCAGCACCTCAACGCGTTCGCGGTCGTCCACGGGATGGGCGCCGCCGTGCCGCTGGAGATGGACAGGAAGCGTGGGAACTACGTCCAAGCGGCGCAGCTGGAGCGGGCGGTCAGGTCCCTcatgggcggcggcgacgagggggttAAGGCGAGGGAGAAGGCCATGGAGATGAAACGCGCCTGCCGCAATGCCGTGGAGCAGAGCGGTTCCTCCTACGCTTCGTTGCAGAGGCTCTCCGAGGAGCTCGTCGGAGGCGCGGTGCTCCTGCCGAAAACAGGCAGCACCTAG